A genomic window from Populus alba chromosome 19, ASM523922v2, whole genome shotgun sequence includes:
- the LOC118046742 gene encoding large ribosomal subunit protein uL6 has product MKTILSSETMDIPDGVKIKISARIIEVEGPRGKLSRNFKHLNLDFQLIKDEEGKRKLKIDAWFATRKTSAAIRTALSHVENLITGVTKGYRYKMRFVYAHFPINASITNSNTAIEIRNFLGEKKVRKVDMLDGVSILRSEKVKDELVLDGNDIELVSRSAALINQKCHVKNKDIRKFLDGIYVSEKGTVVEEE; this is encoded by the exons ATGAAGACAATTCTGTCGTCCGAGACCATGGACATCCCCGATGGGGTGAAAATCAAGATCAGTGCTAGAATCATAGAAGTGGAAGGCCCAAGAGGCAAGCTGAGCAGGAACTTCAAGCATTTGAATCTTGATTTTCAGCTGATCAAAGACGAGGAAGGGAAGAGAAAGCTCAAGATCGATGCGTGGTTTGCAACAAGAAAGACCAGCGCTGCTATCAGGACTGCCCTGAGCCACGTGGAGAACTTGATTACCGGGGTTACCAAAGGGTACAGATACAAGATGAGGTTTGTGTATGCTCACTTTCCCATCAACGCTTCCATCACCAACAGCAACACTGCTATCGAGATCCGGAACTTTCTGGGCGAGAAGAAG GTTAGGAAGGTTGATATGCTTGACGGGGTTAGTATTCTCCGATCTGAAAAGGTGAAGGATGAGCTCGTCCTAGATGGCAATGATATTGAGCTTGTTTCACGATCAGCAGCTTTGATCAACCAg AAATGTCATGTCAAGAACAAGGATATCCGAAAATTTCTTGATGGTATCTACGTAAGTGAGAAGGGCACTGTGGTCGAGGAAGAATGA
- the LOC118046741 gene encoding large ribosomal subunit protein uL6, protein MKTILSSETMDIPDGVKIKISARIIEVEGPRGKLSRNFKHLNLDFQLIKDEEGKRKLKIDAWFATRKTSAAIRTALSHVENLITGVTKGYRYKMRFVYAHFPINASITNSNTAIEIRNFLGEKKVRKVDMLEGVSILRSEKVKDELVLDGNDIELVSRSAALINQKCHVKNKDIRKFLDGIYVSEKGTVVEEE, encoded by the exons ATGAAGACAATTCTGTCGTCCGAGACCATGGACATCCCCGATGGGGTGAAAATCAAGATCAGTGCTAGAATCATAGAAGTGGAAGGCCCAAGAGGCAAGCTGAGCAGGAACTTCAAGCATTTGAATCTTGATTTTCAGCTGATCAAAGACGAGGAAGGGAAGAGAAAGCTCAAGATCGATGCCTGGTTTGCAACAAGAAAGACCAGTGCTGCTATCAGGACTGCCCTGAGCCACGTGGAGAACTTGATTACCGGGGTTACCAAGGGGTACAGATACAAGATGAGGTTTGTGTATGCTCACTTTCCCATCAACGCTTCCATCACTAACAGCAACACTGCTATCGAGATCCGGAACTTTCTGGGCGAGAAGAAG GTTAGGAAGGTTGATATGCTTGAAGGGGTTAGTATTCTCCGATCTGAAAAGGTGAAGGATGAGCTCGTCCTAGATGGCAATGATATTGAGCTTGTTTCACGATCAGCAGCTTTGATCAACCAg AAATGTCATGTCAAGAACAAGGATATCCGAAAATTTCTTGATGGTATCTACGTAAGTGAGAAGGGCACTGTGGTTGAGGAAGAATGA